The genomic interval CGCCGGAGTTCCGCGACGTCTTCGACCCCGCCACCAACACGATCACCATCACGGAAGTCATCCCGGACGGCGGCTACCGGCACGTCATCAACGCGCTGAAGGTCCTCGCGGATCTGCACCGCAAGGGCGGCATGCCCATCGGCATCAACAAGGACCAGCTGGTCCGCGCCGTGATCTTCCACGACCTCGGCAAGTCCCAGCCGGACCTGAAGCCGGGCGACGTCGTCGACCCGCGGGAGGCCTTCGAACCTTCAAAGCTCCACGCGCAGCGCAGCGCCGACATCGCGGAGACGTTTTACGACGAGCACCCGCACGTGGTCGCGCTCGTCCGCTATCACCACCACGAGGAGCACGAGCTGCCGCCGGAGTTCCCGACGGCGCTATTGCCCATGCTGCGCCTGCTCAAGCTGGTCGACGGACTCTCCGCAGCGCTCACGCGGCGGGGTTCGTCCATCGTGATCGACACGGTCGGCGTGAAGGTGGTGTGGCACGAGCGTTCCAGCCACCCGCGCTACGCCGGCACGTGGTCGCTCGACCTGTTCACCGGCAAGCGGAGCTTCCTGGGCGGGGACATCCCGGACTTCCTCAAGAACGGCCGCGCCATCGGGGGGCGGTAAATGTCTAGTATACTGGACAAAAAACGGCCATAATTGTCGGCGGAGGGGC from Clostridia bacterium carries:
- a CDS encoding PAS domain-containing protein; translation: MPQNRRRKDHASTARSEVAAARELSGNGRTAPAPFLTDGAILAQHILHSLREGIIVVDKDLYIREFNPAAERLTGVKASERIGQRATQISRDRSPIFEVLETGKAFYNVESHLQDGRIWNCNFVPLIVDGKVVGAIQTFTDITQQKRTEMQLLAARDELDDAFALTLPNTRVEQKLKSTPEFRDVFDPATNTITITEVIPDGGYRHVINALKVLADLHRKGGMPIGINKDQLVRAVIFHDLGKSQPDLKPGDVVDPREAFEPSKLHAQRSADIAETFYDEHPHVVALVRYHHHEEHELPPEFPTALLPMLRLLKLVDGLSAALTRRGSSIVIDTVGVKVVWHERSSHPRYAGTWSLDLFTGKRSFLGGDIPDFLKNGRAIGGR